GCATGGGGCTGACCCTGCGCCCCACCCCGCACCGCTTCGAGGTGGAAGGGCGCAGCCTCTACACCTGGTGCGCGTTCGACGCGTTGCTTTTCCCCGTCATCCTGGGCAAGACCGTTCGGGTGCGGTCGCCCTGCCCCGGCACGGGAGCGCCGGTTCGGGCGCGGGTCTCGCCCGCGGGGCTGGAGGAGCTGGATCCGCCCGAGGCCGTGGTTTCCCTTCGGGTACCCGACACCTTCGAGAACCTCAGGGGGAGTTTCTGCGGCTTCGTGCACTTCTTCCGCTCGGCCGCCGCGGCGGCCGACTGGTTGCGCTCGCGCCCGGACGCGGTCGTGCTCTCCGTGGACGAGGCCTTCGCGCTTGGACGCAGGCTGGCGTACGACCGTTTTGGAGTCGGATCCTCCTAGGCCGGACGGCGACGAACCCTCCGCCGAACGAACGGACCGCACGGAACAGGGCCACCAGGGCGTCGTTCGTCTGAGTTCTGAGCAGCGAGGCGTAGTATGTTGCGGGGCCCCCGTGGCCTCGCGCTAGCCCCGGTTCGTTCGCGGCTAGGACAGCTCGCCGCTAAACAGCGGCGCTTCCTCCCCGCGCAGCTCGGCCTCGGTGACGGTGCGGCCGTCGGCGCGGATGTGGATCACCTCGTCCGGTTCCAGCGCGCCGAACTGGACCAGGCCGCGCACCACCAGGAAGCGGCGGTGGCAGCGACGTGGGTCTTCTTCGGCGCAGACCAGGGCCACGACGTGGCGGCTGGCGAGCTCCACCAGCGCCTCGAGCCCCTTTTGGAAACCCGGGTCGCGCAGCCGCGCTTCCACGTCGAGTTTTTGTCGGCTTCCGCGAGGCACGCCGCCGAGCCGGTCGCCCATCCATACGTAGCCGAAGCCGGCTTCCGCGAGGGCCTGGGCGAAGGGGCGGTGGTTGTACTGGGGGTTGTGCCGCGAAAAGGGTCGGGCGCGCACGTCCACCACGACCTCCACCCCATTTTCGCGCAAGAGCTCGAGAAAACGCTCCAGCGGCAGGTTGGCGTGGCCCAGCGTGTAGAGCATTCCGCCTCCAGGATACCGGAGGCGGAGCGGGAAGGCCCCGCCGGTTAGCCCTGCGAGGCGGCGTAGGCCAGGATCTTTCCCGGGATGTCCACCCCGGTGGTGGTCACCGAGTTCTTGAACTCCATGGTGTGGTTGACCTCGTTGACCAGCAGGCCGCGCGCCGACTCGAAGACGTCCACGGCCAGCACCCCGCCGCCGAGGGCCCGGGCGGCGGCCAGGCTGACTTCGGCGAGCTCGTCCGTGACCGGGCAGTTTTCGGCCACCGCGCCGCGGGCGGTGTTGGTGATCCAGTGCTCGCTCGCGCGGAAGATGGCGGCGATGGCCTGATCGCCCACCACGAAGACGCGGATGTCGCGCCCCGGCTTTTCCACGAACTCCTGCAGGTAGTAGAGCTGGTGCTGGTAGCCCATGAACTGCTTGTGCTCGAGCAGCGCCTCCAGGGCGTCGCGGTCGTTCACGCGGGCCACCATCCGCCCCCAGGAGCCGACCACCGGTTTGACCACCAGCGGGTAGCCCCATTCTTCGGCCATCCTCAGGGCGGTATCCGGGTCCAGGGCCAGGGCGGTGCGCGGCTGCGGCACCCCGGCGGCGGCCAGGGCGGCCGAGGTGGCCCACTTGTCGCCGGCGGTCTCGATGACCTCGGGTCGGTTCACCGTGGGCACGCCCAGCGCGGTCAGGTAGCGGCTTGCAGCCAGCCCGCGCGACTGGCTGACGGCGCGCTCGAGCGCCGCCGAAACGCCCTCCAGCTCGGCAGGGGGCTCCTCCAGGTCCATGCGCAGCTGGGGCAGGTAGACCTTCTTCCAGGCCAGGCCCAGGCGGTCGGCGGCCTCGAAGAGCAGTTTTTCGTCGCCGCGGATGCGGTCGTAGAGGATGGCTAGCATGGCTGTAGGGGGGTGGGGCTTGGGGGGTGGGATGTGGGAAAAACCTACTTCCTACACCCCACCTCCTACCTCCTTATTCGCCCCAATCCTCCGCCTCTTCGGGGGCCGGCTCCACCTTTAGGGGTTCTACGGAGACCACTTCGAGCTCCGCGCCGCAGTCGTCGCAGATCAGCAGTTCGCCGAGTTCCGGGTTTTCTAGCGTCAGGGTGGCACCGCATTCAGGGCAGGTCACGTTCATAGTTCTTCTTCCTCCACGTCGCCCCAGTCGGGCTTGAAGGTAAAGCCGCACTCGGGGCAGGTCAGGGGTCCTTCGCCTTCCACCTCGATCGGGGTCTCGCAGCGGGGGCAGTCCACGAAAAAGCCCTCGCCCGCCTGCACCACGCGCAGGGTCAGCGGTTCCAGCAGGGCCACCTCGACCACCGCGCCGCAGACCTCGCACTCGAGCAGGCTTCCCTCGTCGAGCCGGTCCAGTACCTCTGCTTCGAGCAAGAGGGGTTCGCTGCACACCGGGCATTCCACGCTCAGGGCTTCCATGCCTCACTCTACCCCCGGGAAGTCGCCGTGCTTCTTGAAGTATTCGAGCACGGAGCCCTCCTCGAGCGCCGCCAGCAGGAAGGCCGGCGGGGGTTCGAGCCGGTAGGTGCGCCCCCTGAGCTCCAGGGTGCCGGTGCGGATGTCGTAACGTACCTCGTCGCCGTCTTCTGCTGCGTTCACCACCTCCTCCGAGATGAAGGGCACGATGCCCAGGTTGACCAGGTTGCGGTAGAAGATGCGCGCGTAGCTGCGCGCCACGATGGCGCGCACCCCCAGCTTCTTAAGCGCCTCGGGCGCGTACTCGCGGCTCGAGCCCAACCCCAGGTTGCGCCCGGCCACGATCAGGTCGCCCGGCCGGTACGCGCCGGCGAACTCGGGGCGCAGGTGGGCGAAGGCGTAGTTCTGGAAGACGTCCTCCCCCACCATGAAGGGGGCGTACTTACCGGGGAGCACGTCGTCGGTGTTGACGTCGTCGCCGAACTTCCAAACCCGGTGCGTGCGTGGTGCGTGGTGCGTGGTCACGGGGCTACCTCCTCCTCGCCCGGGATGCGGCCCAAAACCGCCGCCAGCGCCGCCGTGCGCGGGCTCGCCAGGAAGACCTCGGCGTCGGCCGCGCCCATCCGACCCTTGAAGTTGCGGTTGGCCGTCGAGACCACCCGCTCGCCGCTCGCGGCCACCCCCATGTGCCGGCCCATGCAAGGCCCGCAGCCGGGGGTGCCGATCGTCGCGCCGGCCTCGACGAGCGTTTGCAGCACGCCCTCTTCCATCGCCTGCTTGAGCACCTGGCTCGAAGCGGGCACCACCAGCATGCGGGTGCCCGGGGCCACCCTCCGCCCCCGCAGCACCTCCGCCGCCGCCCGCAGGTCTTCGATGCGACCGTTGGTGCAGGTGCCGACGAAGACGAAGTCCACCTCCGCACCGGCCTGGTCGTCCAGGCCGTGGACGTTGTCCACGTAGAAGGGCGCGGCCAGCCGCGGCGCGAGCGTGCCCAGGTCGATCTCCAGCTCGCGCGCGTAGGCCGCGTCCTCCCCGACCCGCAGCCAGCCCGGCACGTCGTAGTGCTCCAGAATCTCGCCCGACGGCACTACGATCCCGGCCTTGGCCCCGGCTTCCATGGCCAGGTTGGCCAGGGTGATGCGCTCGCTGCGGCCGAAGGCGCGTTCGGCCCCGTCTTCCAAATGAATTTCGACGGCCATGTAAGTCGCCCCGTCGGCACCCAGCCGGCCCACCATTTCGAGCGCCGCGTCCTTGGCGCTCACCCCCGGCCGCGGACGGCCGCGGAAGGTGACCTTCACCGACTCGGGCACCCGCAGCCAGGTCCGGCCGCTGGCGATAGCCAGGGCGATGTCCGTCGCGCCCATGCCGGTTCCGAAGGCCCCCACCGCGCCGTAGCTGGTCGAGTGCGAGTCGGAGCCCACGATCAGCGTCCCCGGCTGGGCCACGCCCTCCTCGATCAGCACCTGGTGGCAGACGCCGCGACCGACCTCGTAGAAGTTGACGCCGGTGCGGCGCGCCCACTCGCGTCCGCGCCGCTGCGCTTCGGCCACGTTGACGTTGGCCGCCGGGGCCACGTGGTCGTAGACCAGCGAGACCCGCTCGGGGTGGCGCGGCTCGGCGCCCAGCTCCTCGAGCCGGTCGATGACGGTGGGCACGATCGAGTCGATCGTCATCGCGTGGTCCACCTCCACCACCACCAGCTCCCCGGGCTGCACCGGCCGCCCGGCCTTGTGGGAAAGGATGGCCTGGGCGAGGGTCATAGCGGCCTCCGGCCGGGGCGTGGGAAGTAGGAAGTAGGGGGTGGGGGGTAGGGGGTGGGGGGTGGGAAACCCGGGCCGGCGTACCCACCACCCACGTCCCACGTCCCACTTCCGCGTCGCTTTGCGTCGCTCATGCCATCACCCACTCTCTCAGAATCCCGTCCAGCTCCTCCAGCGTAAGCTGCCCGCGGTCGGCCAGCTCCTTGATGCGGTGGGTGAGCCGGTGCAGCTCCTCCTCGCCGAAACTGAGCCCCAGCTCCTCGGCCCGCTTCTTGATGGCCGCGCGGCCGGTGAGGCGGCTGGCCACGATCAGCTTGCGGCTCACCCCGAAGACCTCGGGGTTGTAGGCCTCGTAGGACTCGGGGTTGAGGTAGATGGCCTTCAGGTGCATGCCCGCCTTGTGGCTGAAGGCCGTGGCCCCGGTGATGTAGTTGTTGAAGGGGATCTCCACCCCCACCATGCGGGCGATCATGCGGTCGAGCTCGGGCAGCAGCTCCAGGCGGTACTTGCCGCGCACGTAGTCGGGCTGGACGGTGTACATCCGCGCCAGGAAGCCGCCCAGCGGGGTGATGCCGTTGCGCTCGCCGATGCCCAGGACCGTCGTGTCCACGTGGGTGGCCCCGGCCTCGAGCGCCTCGAAGGCGTTGGCGATGGCGCCCCCGGTGTCGTTGTGGCCGTGGAACTCGATGTCGACCCCTGGGCCCACGGCGCGCCGAACCTCGCGCACCAGGGTGTAGACCTGGCGCGGGGTGGCCACGCCCACGGTGTCGGCGAGTCCTACCCGGTCCACGTAGGGCGCGACCGCGCGGTAGATCTCCAGCAGGTCGTGTTCGTCAGAGCGGAAGGTGTCCTCGGCGGAGAAGCGCACCTCCACCCCGGGGGCCTGTTCGCGGATGAAGGTGATGACCTCGAGCGCCTCCTCGATGATCCGTGGCACGTCGCGGCCGTGGGCGGCGCGCAGGTACTTGCTGGTGCCGAAGAGCAGGTCGATGCCCTGGACGCCGGTCTCGAGCGCCGCTTCGGCGGCGTCCTTGCGGGTCTGGATGTGGGTGATGACCTTCGCGCCGAGCCCCAGGCCGGCCACCGCCCGGGCGTCGCGGGCCGACTGGGGCGAGGCCACCGGGGTGGTTACCTCCAGGTATTCGATGCCGAAGGCGTCGAGCGCTTTGGCGATCTCCACCTTGTCGTCGGTGCTGAAATGCGCCCGCTCGAACTGCTCCCCTTCGCGCAGCGTGGAGTCGATGATGGCCCACTTTCGTTCCTGCTCGATCATCCCGTCACCTCCCGGCCAAAAAAAGAACCGGCCTGCAAGCGTGTGCAGGCCGGAGGCGTGGCGCGCGCTAGACTAGCCCGCTCCTCCGGCATACAGTTTTTTGGCCTCCCGGTACTTCATGGTTTGCAATATTATTCAGTCAGCCCGGCGCTGTCAAGCCCCCGCCCCTTGGTGGGGGCTTGCGTTTTCGCCAGAGGGTGTGGGCAAGGAGTCAGCCAAGAAAAAACCGGGCTTCCCCGGCTAGCGTTCGTCTCGGGTGCGGCGGCTACTTGCGGCCGGCGAACCAGCGCCAGCGCCGGGGCGGGTGCGCCAGCTGCAACGGCGCTTCGCTGACCTGGATGCGCTTGCCTTGCAGGCGCAGAACCAGCTTGGCGACGGTGCGGGTGCGAAGGTTGCGCAGCACGGTGGCCTCCTTGGCCTCAGGTTAGCCGTGCCGGCGCGGGAATGTCAAGTAACCCGGTAGGGATTTATGGAAATAGAAACAGTAGCTGTTTGCAAGAAGCTCAGGCGTCCAGCCCGGCGGGGAGGAAGCGCATGATCGCCCCCACCACCTGGTCGAGGGTCAGCTCGCTGGTGTCGATCACCTGGGCGTCCTCGGCCGGCTTCGACTGTTTGGCGTCGCGTTCGTCGCGCAGCCGCAGCATCTTCTCGATCGCCGCCACGTCGTCGGCGCGCTCGCGAGCGCGGCGGCGGGCCCGCACCGCGGGGCTGGCCGTCAGGTAGAACTTGTAAGGCGCGTGAGGGAAGACGGCCGTACCCATGTCGCGTCCCTCGACCACGAAGGGCGGGGGCACTTCGCGCAGCCGCTCGTTCACGTAGGCACGCACGCGCGGGTGGCGGGCCACGGCGCTGACCACCGCGTCCACCTCGGCGGTGTGCAGGTGCGGGGTCAGGTCTTCACCGCCGGCCAGCACCCGGTTGCCGTGGGTGTTGGGCACCAGCCGGACCGGGTGCGCCTCGAGCAGCCTCAGGATGGCCGTTTCGTCGTCGGGGTCCACCCCGTGGCGCAGCACCTGGTAGGCGACGCCGCGGTAGAGCAGCCCGCTGGAAACGTAGGGCACCTCGAGCGCCTGGGCGATACGCCGGGCGACGCTCGACTTGCCCGAGGCCCCGGGACCGTCGATGGTGATGATCAGGGGGGGTTCGTTCTCCACCGCCTCCCACCTTAACCGAGCGCGCGCCGGTTTTGTCAACGCGCCGTAAACTGAAGGCGTGGACTTCGTGGTCGAGGACTGGGGACGCGTCCCCTACGGCGAGGCCTGGGCGCGGCAGAAGGCGCTGCACGCCCGGGTGGTGCGCGGGGAGCGGCCGCCCACGCTGGTGCTCACCGAACACCCCCGCACCGTCACCCTGGGGCGGGCGGCCAGCGGCGAGAACCTGCTCTTCGCCGAGTCCTGGTACCGCCGGCAGGGGTTCGAACTCTTCTGGGTCGAGCGCGGCGGCGACGTGACCTACCACGGCCCCGGGCAGCTCGTCGCCTACTCCATCTTCCCGGTGGCCCGGCGGGTGCGCGACTTTCTGCGGTTGCTCGAAGCCGTCGTCGTGGACGTGGCCGAAAGCTACGGCTTGGAGGCCTACGCCACCCCCGGCTACGCCGGCGTCTGGGTGGGCGAGGAGAAGCTGGCCGCCTTCGGCGTCGCCGTCAAGCAGGGGGTGGCGCTGCACGGGCTGGCGCTCAACGTGAACACGAACCTCGAGGACTTTCAGGTCATCGTCCCCTGCGGCATCCGGGACAAGGGCGTCACCAGCCTGCAGCGGCTCTTGGGCCGCGAGCTCGACATGGACGAGGTGAAGACCCGCCTCACGGCCGCCTTCCGGGCGCGCTTCGCCGACGTGAGCGCGCCTACGCTGGGCCTTTCGGGGCCGGGTTAAGCTGGGTGCGATGAAGAAGATCACCCTCACCGACCCCGTGACCGGCGAGACCCGGGAGGTGCCGGTCGTGGAGGGCGGCGTTCGAGTCGACCGTCCCGAGCCGGTGGACCGGCAGCGACCCAACTGGCTCAAGGCCCCGTTGCCCACGGGGGGCACCTACGCGCGGCTGAAGGGGTTGGTGCAGGAGCTGGAGCTGCACACCGTCTGCCAGGAGGCGCGCTGCCCCAACGTGGGCGAGTGCTGGGTGCACGGCACCGCGACGATCATGATCCTGGGTAAGGTCTGCACCCGCGCCTGCAAGTTCTGTGCGGTCTCCACGGGCAACCCTGCGGGTTGGGTGGACTCCCGCGAGCCCGGGCACGTCGCCCGCGCGGTGGCCGAGCTGGGCCTGGGGTACGTGGTGCTCACCAGCGTGGATCGCGACGACCTGCCCGACGGGGGTGCGGGGCAGTTCGCCGCGGTGATCCGCGCCATCAAGGAACGGAGCCCCGGCGTGCGCGTCGAGGCGCTGACCCCCGACTTCCAGGGGGACACCGCGGCGGTGCGTACCGTGCTGGAAAGCGGCCTCGACGTCTTCGCCCACAACCTGGAGACGGTGCGCCGGCTCACGCCGCGGGTGCGCGACCCCCGGGCTGGTTACGACCAGAGCCTGGCCGTGCTTGACTACGCCGGTCGCTACCTCCGCGAGCGCGGGCTCGAGGTGCTTACCAAGTCGAGCCTGATGGTCGGCCTCGGCGAGACCGACGAAGAGATCGCTGAAGCGATGGACGACCTGCGCGCCGCGGGGGTGAGCCTCCTCACGATCGGGCAGTACCTGCGGCCCACCCGCCACCACCTGCCGGTGGAGCGCTACGTGACGCCCGAAGAGTTCGAAGCCTACCGCCGGTTGGGCCTCGAAAAAGGCTTCGTCGAGGTCTTTTCGGGTCCGCTGGTACGCAGCAGCTACCGCGCCGAGCGGGTCTTCAAGGAGGCCCAGGGTGGCTAAGCGCGTCTGGGAGGCGGGCGTCTTCGTCCTCTTCGCCGTGGTGGGGGCGCTCAGCCACAGCCGCGGGGTGACGCTCCCGGGCGTGCTCGAGACCGCCGTGCCGCTGTGGCTGGCCTGGGTGCTGACCGCCCGCTGGCGCGACCCTTACGAGGGCCCGCTTGCGAACCTCTTCATCGTCTGGGTGCTGGCGTTGCCGCTCGGCGTCGTGCTGCGGTCGCTGCTCAAGGGGTCGCTGCCCACCCCGGAGCTGCTGCCCTTCCTGCTCGTCGCCATGGCCTTTACGCTACCGTTCATGGCGCTGGGGCGGCGCCTCGCCTAGCTATACTGAGGGCATGAAACCCAAAGTGGCGTTCCTGGGGCTCGGGGCCATGGGCTACCCCATGGCCTGCAATCTGCAACGCGCCGGTTTTCCCACGCTGGTCTGGAACCGTACGGCCAGCAAGGCCGAGGCCCACGCGAAGGCCTGCGGTACGACCGCCGCGAGCCTCGAGGCGGCGGCGATGGCCGACGTGATCTTCAGCTGCCTGCCCACCTCCGCCGAGGTGGCCGAGCTGGTGGCGCGGATGCGCCCGCACCTGCACTCGGGCAGCGTCTGGGTGGACTGCACCTCGGGCGATCCGGAGGCGAGCCGGCGCATCGCGCGCGAACTCGGCGAGCTGGGCGTCGCTTTTCTGGACGCCCCCGTTTCCGGGGGCACCACCGGGGCCGAGGAGGGCACGCTCACGGTGATGGTGGGCGGATCCGAGGAGACCTTCGAGCGCGTGCGCCCGGTGCTCGAGGCCGTGGGCCGCAAGATCGTGCACGTGGGGCCGGTGGGCGCCGGCCACGCCCTCAAAGCGGTCAACAACACGTTGCTGGCCGTCAACCTCTGGGCCGCGGGCGAGGGGCTGGCGGCGCTCGTCAAGCAGGGGGTGGACCCGAACGTGGCGCTCGCGGTCATCAACGCCTCGAGCGGCCGTTCCAACGCCACCGAGAACCTGATCCCCGAACGCGTCGTCACCCGCGCCTGGCCCAACACCTTCAAGCTCGGTCTCCTCACCAAGGACGTGGGGATCGGCATGAAGGTGCTCGACGGGGCCGACCTGCCGGCGCCGCTACTCCGCCTGACCTACGAGGTCTACCAGATGGCCAAGCGCGAGATCGGTCCCGACGCCGACCACGCCGAGGCCCTCAAGCTGATCGAGCGCTGGGCCGGAGTGGAGATCGCCTGAGCACCGCGGTCAGCGCAGCCCGCGGCGCGCGTAACCCAGACCGGGGCTCGCCACCCACAGCTCGGTGCCGGCGCGGTCGAAGGCCAGCCGGCGTGCGAAGGGCCAGGCCAGCCCCTCGTTGAACGCCTGCCAGGTGCGGCCGGCGTCGGTGCTGCGCAGCACGCCGCGCGAAGCCGGATCGTAGCCTCCGGAGTAGAAGGCGCTCGAGCTCGCAGCGTAGAGCACGCCCGCGTCGCGCGGATCGATGGCCACGTCCCAGAGGAAGTCGCCTGGCAGTATCCGGGTCCAGCTCGCCCCGCCGTCATTGCTGCGGTAGAGCCCGCGCCCCGGCCCGAAAACCGCGACGTAGACCCGGCCCACCGCGTTCGGATCGAACCGGATCGCCGCGACTCCGCGCCAACCGTTGTCGGTAAAGACCTCCGCGCCGTCGCCCGCGAACTCGGGCGGCCCTACCCGCTCCCTGCTCCCGGCCTCGCCTCCGCGGGTCGAGCGCCAGAGCCCCGCCTCGCCCCCGGCCAATACCTGTTCCCCGCGCACGGCGGTATAACGGCAGCCGCCACAGGCGAGGACCCGTGTCCAGCCCGCCCCGTCGTCGCGGCTGCGGTAGACGTCTCCGCCCGCGGTCACGAAGAGGGTGCGCCGGTCGGCCGGGCTCTCGGGATCGACGCTCAGGCCCGAGAGGATGGACCCCGGCAGACCGGCGTCGGCGGGCGACCAGCTCCTGCCGTAGTCGCGGCTTACCAGGAGGGTGTGCCGCGTGTCCAGCTCCTGGGCCTGGCCGATCCAGACCACCCCCGCGCGCTCGGGGTCGGCGGCGAGCGCCAGGCTGTTGCCGCCATGGCCCATCCAGCTACCGGTATGGGCGGGGTCGTTGCAGGAGCGGAAGCTCGCCCCGTGGTCGTCGCTCGCGAAGCAGCCCAGGTCGGCGAGGCCGAAGTAGACGTGGCGCCCGTCGGCGTCGAAGGCAAGCTCGAACGGCACGATGTTGTCCACTCCCCGCGAGCGCCAGCCCGAGCCCGCGGCCTCGGTGTGGAGGGGCCGGACGGTGGCCCCGCCGTCGCGGCCGCCCCAGACGAACTGTCCGTCGGCCCAGTAGATGCGGTCGGGATCGGCAGGATCCTGGAAAAGCGTCTTGGCGTCGCCGCCGGGGCTGGTGCCGTGGGCCAATCCAGGTCCGCTCCAGCCGGGGTCCCAGTCGTCGGGTCCGCCGAGGCGCACCCAGCTTGCCCCATCGTTGGAGGTGGCGAAGAATTCCTTGGTGTCGAGGTCGAAAACGCGTACGCGCCCCCCGCCCGGCAACACCAGCAGGTTCCTGGAGCCGAGGGCGTCCGAAACGCGGGTAAACCTCCAGCCGGCGGCGTCCGCGGTGGCGCGGTAGAGGTGGCCGCCGTTCGGGTCGTCCGCCACGCAGGCGTAACCCGGGTCCCAGACGTCGCCATAGGTGGTGAGGTAGAGGACGTCGGGGTCGTCGGGGTCGAGGGCAAAGTCGGCGATCTGCCCCAGTTCGGCACCCACCCGTGTCCAGCTCACGCCGCCGTCGGCGCTCGCGAAGAGGGCCGTCTCCCCACAGGCGAAGCGCCCTTCTCCGGCCAGCACGAAGACCCGCTCGGAGTCGCGGGGGTCGACCGCGAGCTCGAGCAGATGGAGTCCCGCGGGCAGGCCGGTCGCGGTCACCGGCCGCCAGCTCCGTCCCCGGTCGTCGCTGCGGTAAACGGTTCCCTCGGCCACGTCGTAGGCCGGATGGTGGGTGAGGTAGCCCACGTTGGGAGCGGAGGGAGCAAAGCGTACGTCGGTAACGTAACCGTCGGCGAGCACGCGCACGAACGTGGCCCCGCCGTCGGCGCTGCGGTAGAGCCCGTCTTCGGTGCCCAGGTAGAGAACGACGGGATCGTGCGTGTCGAAGCCCACCCCGCTCACGTGGGTCGTCGCGAGGCCTTGCGCGGAGCCGATCGGTCGCCAGCTCGCGCCCCCGTCGCGTGAGAGGTAGGCCCCCGAGAGGTCGCTGCCCGCCAGCACGAGGCCGCCGGGACCCGCCGCGATGGCGTGAAAGGCGCCGCCGCCCCCGGGGTTGACGCGCTCCCAGGAAGCGCCTCCCGCCACCGGATTGCACGCGGCGAGCCATGCGAGCACCGCGCACCCCAGCAATGTCCTTAGGATTCGGTCCATTTTGTTTCACCGTAGCA
The DNA window shown above is from Oceanithermus desulfurans and carries:
- the lysS gene encoding homocitrate synthase, which encodes MIEQERKWAIIDSTLREGEQFERAHFSTDDKVEIAKALDAFGIEYLEVTTPVASPQSARDARAVAGLGLGAKVITHIQTRKDAAEAALETGVQGIDLLFGTSKYLRAAHGRDVPRIIEEALEVITFIREQAPGVEVRFSAEDTFRSDEHDLLEIYRAVAPYVDRVGLADTVGVATPRQVYTLVREVRRAVGPGVDIEFHGHNDTGGAIANAFEALEAGATHVDTTVLGIGERNGITPLGGFLARMYTVQPDYVRGKYRLELLPELDRMIARMVGVEIPFNNYITGATAFSHKAGMHLKAIYLNPESYEAYNPEVFGVSRKLIVASRLTGRAAIKKRAEELGLSFGEEELHRLTHRIKELADRGQLTLEELDGILREWVMA
- the lysX gene encoding lysine biosynthesis protein LysX; this encodes MLAILYDRIRGDEKLLFEAADRLGLAWKKVYLPQLRMDLEEPPAELEGVSAALERAVSQSRGLAASRYLTALGVPTVNRPEVIETAGDKWATSAALAAAGVPQPRTALALDPDTALRMAEEWGYPLVVKPVVGSWGRMVARVNDRDALEALLEHKQFMGYQHQLYYLQEFVEKPGRDIRVFVVGDQAIAAIFRASEHWITNTARGAVAENCPVTDELAEVSLAAARALGGGVLAVDVFESARGLLVNEVNHTMEFKNSVTTTGVDIPGKILAYAASQG
- a CDS encoding DUF488 domain-containing protein translates to MLYTLGHANLPLERFLELLRENGVEVVVDVRARPFSRHNPQYNHRPFAQALAEAGFGYVWMGDRLGGVPRGSRQKLDVEARLRDPGFQKGLEALVELASRHVVALVCAEEDPRRCHRRFLVVRGLVQFGALEPDEVIHIRADGRTVTEAELRGEEAPLFSGELS
- the lipB gene encoding lipoyl(octanoyl) transferase LipB; the encoded protein is MDFVVEDWGRVPYGEAWARQKALHARVVRGERPPTLVLTEHPRTVTLGRAASGENLLFAESWYRRQGFELFWVERGGDVTYHGPGQLVAYSIFPVARRVRDFLRLLEAVVVDVAESYGLEAYATPGYAGVWVGEEKLAAFGVAVKQGVALHGLALNVNTNLEDFQVIVPCGIRDKGVTSLQRLLGRELDMDEVKTRLTAAFRARFADVSAPTLGLSGPG
- the lysW gene encoding lysine biosynthesis protein LysW, producing MNVTCPECGATLTLENPELGELLICDDCGAELEVVSVEPLKVEPAPEEAEDWGE
- a CDS encoding 3-isopropylmalate dehydratase large subunit, giving the protein MTLAQAILSHKAGRPVQPGELVVVEVDHAMTIDSIVPTVIDRLEELGAEPRHPERVSLVYDHVAPAANVNVAEAQRRGREWARRTGVNFYEVGRGVCHQVLIEEGVAQPGTLIVGSDSHSTSYGAVGAFGTGMGATDIALAIASGRTWLRVPESVKVTFRGRPRPGVSAKDAALEMVGRLGADGATYMAVEIHLEDGAERAFGRSERITLANLAMEAGAKAGIVVPSGEILEHYDVPGWLRVGEDAAYARELEIDLGTLAPRLAAPFYVDNVHGLDDQAGAEVDFVFVGTCTNGRIEDLRAAAEVLRGRRVAPGTRMLVVPASSQVLKQAMEEGVLQTLVEAGATIGTPGCGPCMGRHMGVAASGERVVSTANRNFKGRMGAADAEVFLASPRTAALAAVLGRIPGEEEVAP
- a CDS encoding LeuD/DmdB family oxidoreductase small subunit, with the translated sequence MTTHHAPRTHRVWKFGDDVNTDDVLPGKYAPFMVGEDVFQNYAFAHLRPEFAGAYRPGDLIVAGRNLGLGSSREYAPEALKKLGVRAIVARSYARIFYRNLVNLGIVPFISEEVVNAAEDGDEVRYDIRTGTLELRGRTYRLEPPPAFLLAALEEGSVLEYFKKHGDFPGVE
- a CDS encoding DUF3054 domain-containing protein, giving the protein MAKRVWEAGVFVLFAVVGALSHSRGVTLPGVLETAVPLWLAWVLTARWRDPYEGPLANLFIVWVLALPLGVVLRSLLKGSLPTPELLPFLLVAMAFTLPFMALGRRLA
- a CDS encoding NAD(P)-dependent oxidoreductase, with the translated sequence MKPKVAFLGLGAMGYPMACNLQRAGFPTLVWNRTASKAEAHAKACGTTAASLEAAAMADVIFSCLPTSAEVAELVARMRPHLHSGSVWVDCTSGDPEASRRIARELGELGVAFLDAPVSGGTTGAEEGTLTVMVGGSEETFERVRPVLEAVGRKIVHVGPVGAGHALKAVNNTLLAVNLWAAGEGLAALVKQGVDPNVALAVINASSGRSNATENLIPERVVTRAWPNTFKLGLLTKDVGIGMKVLDGADLPAPLLRLTYEVYQMAKREIGPDADHAEALKLIERWAGVEIA
- the merB gene encoding organomercurial lyase MerB — translated: MRTADLDVLFSKLSRLFSDGPQAEVFSRLLPHAVVRLAAGRPVTPVELAAATGRTAAEVGRLLQQLPGVEMDDAGNLVGMGLTLRPTPHRFEVEGRSLYTWCAFDALLFPVILGKTVRVRSPCPGTGAPVRARVSPAGLEELDPPEAVVSLRVPDTFENLRGSFCGFVHFFRSAAAAADWLRSRPDAVVLSVDEAFALGRRLAYDRFGVGSS
- the cmk gene encoding (d)CMP kinase encodes the protein MENEPPLIITIDGPGASGKSSVARRIAQALEVPYVSSGLLYRGVAYQVLRHGVDPDDETAILRLLEAHPVRLVPNTHGNRVLAGGEDLTPHLHTAEVDAVVSAVARHPRVRAYVNERLREVPPPFVVEGRDMGTAVFPHAPYKFYLTASPAVRARRRARERADDVAAIEKMLRLRDERDAKQSKPAEDAQVIDTSELTLDQVVGAIMRFLPAGLDA
- the lipA gene encoding lipoyl synthase, with the translated sequence MKKITLTDPVTGETREVPVVEGGVRVDRPEPVDRQRPNWLKAPLPTGGTYARLKGLVQELELHTVCQEARCPNVGECWVHGTATIMILGKVCTRACKFCAVSTGNPAGWVDSREPGHVARAVAELGLGYVVLTSVDRDDLPDGGAGQFAAVIRAIKERSPGVRVEALTPDFQGDTAAVRTVLESGLDVFAHNLETVRRLTPRVRDPRAGYDQSLAVLDYAGRYLRERGLEVLTKSSLMVGLGETDEEIAEAMDDLRAAGVSLLTIGQYLRPTRHHLPVERYVTPEEFEAYRRLGLEKGFVEVFSGPLVRSSYRAERVFKEAQGG
- a CDS encoding paraquat-inducible protein A codes for the protein MEALSVECPVCSEPLLLEAEVLDRLDEGSLLECEVCGAVVEVALLEPLTLRVVQAGEGFFVDCPRCETPIEVEGEGPLTCPECGFTFKPDWGDVEEEEL